The following are encoded together in the Acaryochloris thomasi RCC1774 genome:
- a CDS encoding nucleoside recognition domain-containing protein: MKKASSPLNVIWLFMIVFATIIAGYTGQMAAVTAATFESAETAVELAIGLVGAMALWLGILKVIEAAGLMALIARWIRPLMVRLFPEVPADHPAMSAMLMNIAANGLGLGNAATPLGLKAMTELNKLNANPGTATNAMCLFLAINTSSVTLLPIEVIALRSSAGADNPGSIIIPTLVATLCSTAVAITMAKLLAARGTKLEAKSVPTVEHEPLDSAIENDLAASDSPTDEPADLSPPGTIGNVVFGGLALVLSAAILYKLVTSLTTAVNGVPYFLTTDFVSVASHWLLPTVICLFLLVSYFRGVKVYEVMTEGAKEGFEIAIRIIPFLVAILVAIGMFRASGALDLMATALLPVTSLIGLPPEALPMALIRPLSGGGAYGLMSDIVSNDPNSFLADLVSTMQGSTETTFYVLAVYFGSIGISRSRHAVPAALCADATGLLASLAVCRFLF; the protein is encoded by the coding sequence ATGAAAAAGGCGTCATCGCCCCTCAACGTGATTTGGCTGTTTATGATTGTCTTTGCCACAATCATTGCCGGCTATACCGGTCAAATGGCCGCCGTCACCGCAGCCACTTTCGAATCTGCGGAAACCGCTGTCGAGCTAGCGATTGGCCTTGTGGGCGCGATGGCTCTGTGGCTCGGGATTCTCAAGGTGATTGAAGCCGCAGGTCTTATGGCTCTGATTGCGCGCTGGATTCGTCCACTAATGGTGCGGCTCTTTCCGGAGGTGCCTGCAGATCACCCGGCGATGTCCGCCATGCTGATGAACATCGCAGCCAACGGCCTCGGCCTCGGGAATGCCGCGACGCCTTTGGGGCTGAAGGCGATGACTGAACTTAATAAGCTCAACGCTAACCCCGGGACGGCCACCAATGCTATGTGTTTGTTTCTTGCCATCAACACTTCCTCGGTGACCCTGCTGCCCATCGAAGTGATTGCGTTGCGCTCGAGCGCGGGGGCTGACAATCCCGGCAGCATTATTATTCCGACCTTGGTCGCAACGCTTTGCTCTACGGCGGTGGCGATTACCATGGCCAAACTGCTGGCCGCTAGAGGCACCAAATTAGAGGCAAAGTCTGTCCCAACCGTTGAACATGAACCCCTAGATTCTGCTATTGAGAATGATTTAGCCGCCAGCGACTCACCGACAGATGAACCGGCGGACCTTTCACCCCCTGGAACTATTGGTAACGTTGTCTTTGGAGGCTTGGCGCTGGTCTTAAGCGCCGCCATTCTCTACAAGTTGGTAACTAGTTTGACGACGGCGGTCAACGGCGTACCCTACTTTCTCACGACTGACTTTGTCAGCGTTGCCTCCCATTGGCTATTACCGACGGTGATCTGCCTATTTTTATTGGTGAGTTACTTTCGTGGCGTCAAAGTCTATGAAGTTATGACTGAAGGGGCAAAAGAAGGCTTCGAGATTGCCATCCGCATTATTCCCTTTTTGGTTGCCATTTTGGTTGCGATCGGGATGTTCCGGGCCAGTGGTGCTTTAGACCTAATGGCTACCGCGCTGCTGCCCGTTACCTCCCTGATTGGGCTGCCGCCGGAAGCGCTACCGATGGCTCTAATCCGTCCACTTTCTGGCGGCGGTGCCTATGGTCTCATGTCTGATATTGTCTCCAACGACCCCAATAGCTTTTTGGCCGACTTAGTTTCAACCATGCAGGGATCTACAGAAACCACTTTCTATGTTCTGGCGGTTTACTTTGGCAGTATTGGTATTTCTCGTTCTCGCCATGCGGTACCCGCCGCTCTCTGTGCCGACGCTACAGGTTTGCTGGCCTCTCTCGCGGTGTGTCGTTTCCTGTTCTAG
- a CDS encoding energy-coupling factor ABC transporter ATP-binding protein, protein MTNAITLEDLCFGWSADKPVLDRCSLTMPKGEFWMLLGTNGSGKSTLLKLLVSLLVPQSGLLEVANPVGFVFQNPDHQLVMPTVGADVAFGLVEEKLSLPEVRKRVEEALTAVNLWHLRNRPIYALSGGQKQRIAIAGAIARHCELLLLDEPTALLDPDSQIELVRQVQSIVKRRGLSALWVTHRLEELEYCDGAVLLEHGRVTEQGDPKQVREKLLQKWAAV, encoded by the coding sequence ATGACCAACGCTATCACCCTCGAAGATTTATGTTTTGGGTGGTCAGCAGATAAACCTGTTCTAGATCGCTGTTCTCTGACGATGCCCAAGGGTGAGTTTTGGATGCTCTTGGGCACCAACGGCAGCGGTAAATCTACGCTCCTAAAGCTGCTAGTCAGTTTGCTCGTCCCTCAGTCAGGTTTGCTAGAAGTGGCTAATCCTGTGGGCTTCGTGTTCCAGAACCCCGATCATCAGCTTGTGATGCCGACGGTGGGGGCCGATGTCGCCTTTGGGCTCGTGGAGGAAAAACTCTCTTTGCCCGAGGTGCGAAAGCGGGTTGAAGAAGCGCTCACCGCCGTCAATCTATGGCATCTGCGTAACCGTCCGATTTATGCCCTCAGCGGCGGGCAAAAGCAACGAATTGCCATTGCCGGTGCGATCGCACGTCACTGCGAACTTTTATTGTTAGATGAACCAACTGCTCTACTCGACCCTGATAGTCAAATAGAGCTAGTGCGGCAGGTGCAAAGCATTGTTAAACGCAGAGGCTTATCGGCCCTATGGGTCACGCATCGACTCGAGGAACTGGAGTACTGTGATGGCGCTGTTTTGCTGGAGCATGGCCGCGTGACAGAACAGGGCGATCCAAAGCAAGTGCGTGAGAAACTGCTGCAAAAGTGGGCTGCGGTATAA
- a CDS encoding macro domain-containing protein, with protein sequence MTAIELQLILVDPVAELCQELQHRFDGMNSVSVVNGYFEDLDRYDCMVSAGNSFGLMDGGVDLAIIRYFGLDLMDTVQRHILKDFRGEQPVGTSFIVNTEHPQHPFLAHTPTMRIPMSIAQTDNVYQAMWAALLAVWHHNQQHERKIYSVACPGLGTATGRMPFKQAAKQMMLAYKHFLNPPEYISWPYATIRQNAIGAGGDLS encoded by the coding sequence ATGACAGCGATTGAACTTCAATTAATTCTGGTAGATCCTGTTGCAGAGCTTTGCCAAGAACTGCAGCATCGATTTGATGGCATGAACTCTGTCTCAGTGGTGAATGGCTACTTTGAAGATCTAGATCGATATGACTGCATGGTTAGTGCAGGCAACTCCTTTGGACTCATGGATGGGGGTGTGGATTTGGCCATCATTCGATACTTCGGGCTGGATTTGATGGATACGGTGCAAAGGCATATCCTTAAGGATTTTCGTGGTGAACAGCCGGTAGGAACTTCATTCATTGTCAACACTGAACATCCACAGCATCCTTTTTTGGCACATACGCCAACGATGCGTATTCCGATGTCAATTGCCCAGACCGATAATGTTTATCAAGCGATGTGGGCTGCGCTATTGGCGGTTTGGCATCACAATCAACAGCATGAACGAAAGATTTACTCTGTTGCTTGTCCAGGTTTGGGAACTGCGACAGGCCGTATGCCTTTTAAGCAAGCAGCGAAGCAAATGATGCTGGCCTACAAGCATTTCTTGAATCCACCAGAATACATAAGCTGGCCCTACGCAACGATTCGGCAGAATGCGATTGGTGCAGGTGGTGATCTATCCTAA
- a CDS encoding MFS transporter — protein sequence MPNLIDSERQEQALSQPLNLKTKLTYGVGEMSNEVPGSILVFFLLFFLTNRAGLNPGLAGSVLLVAKIWDAINDPLVGWLSDRTSSRWGRRYPWMLCGAIPLGVCFCLLWWVPPFASQGLLFGYYVAVTILFYTALTAVAIPYTTLASELTQTYDERTVLVSFKAIFSIASSILALVVARIIIGAIADPKLQYLILGAIAGTVACLATVCCVWGTRQRFRLIQAQRQSAPPAAILPILQQFKVALSNRPFLFVAGIYLCSWLGVQVTAAMLPYYVVNWMGLPEQHFTQMALTVQGTALVMMFVWSYLGQRIGKHAVYCCGVPLTLLAQVSLFLLQPGQVGLMYAGGVLAGLGLSVAYLVPWSLLPDVVDLDELKTGERREGIFFGLVVQLQKVAIALSIFMVGKILDGSGFIAAGADQAAPIQPESALWAIRWLIGPVPSVVLIGGWLLAYFYPLTRQVHGEILLKLNEQRQS from the coding sequence ATGCCCAACCTCATAGACTCAGAACGTCAAGAGCAGGCATTATCTCAACCGCTGAACCTCAAAACTAAGCTCACCTATGGGGTGGGAGAAATGTCCAACGAGGTTCCGGGCAGCATTCTGGTTTTCTTTCTGCTTTTCTTTCTCACCAATAGAGCGGGACTGAATCCAGGATTGGCAGGCAGTGTGCTGCTGGTGGCAAAAATCTGGGACGCGATTAACGATCCGCTGGTGGGGTGGCTGAGCGATCGCACCTCTTCTCGCTGGGGCCGCCGCTATCCTTGGATGCTTTGTGGAGCTATTCCGCTGGGTGTCTGCTTTTGCTTGCTATGGTGGGTGCCGCCTTTCGCCAGTCAGGGTTTGCTGTTTGGCTATTATGTCGCCGTTACGATTCTTTTTTATACAGCGTTAACCGCCGTTGCGATTCCGTATACAACGTTGGCGTCTGAGCTGACCCAAACCTACGACGAACGGACGGTGCTGGTGAGCTTCAAGGCGATATTTAGCATTGCCAGCAGCATTTTGGCGCTCGTTGTTGCTCGCATTATTATTGGAGCCATTGCTGATCCGAAGCTGCAGTATTTGATTTTAGGTGCGATCGCAGGCACCGTTGCCTGTCTTGCCACTGTCTGTTGTGTCTGGGGCACTCGTCAGCGATTTAGGCTAATTCAAGCTCAACGCCAATCGGCCCCACCGGCTGCAATCTTGCCGATTTTACAGCAGTTTAAAGTAGCCCTCAGTAACCGTCCCTTTTTGTTCGTTGCCGGTATTTATCTCTGCTCTTGGCTTGGCGTTCAGGTGACCGCCGCTATGCTGCCCTACTACGTTGTCAACTGGATGGGGCTACCCGAACAACACTTTACCCAAATGGCCTTGACGGTGCAGGGTACAGCACTGGTGATGATGTTTGTCTGGAGTTATTTAGGGCAGCGTATTGGTAAGCACGCCGTTTACTGTTGCGGGGTGCCGCTGACGCTGTTGGCGCAGGTGAGCTTGTTCCTGCTGCAGCCGGGACAGGTGGGACTGATGTATGCCGGAGGTGTGTTGGCAGGGCTGGGGCTATCGGTTGCCTATTTAGTGCCTTGGTCGCTGTTGCCTGACGTGGTGGACTTGGATGAGCTGAAAACCGGGGAACGCCGCGAAGGAATTTTCTTTGGGCTGGTGGTGCAGTTGCAGAAAGTTGCGATCGCACTGTCAATCTTCATGGTCGGCAAAATTTTAGATGGGTCTGGCTTTATTGCTGCAGGCGCGGATCAGGCTGCGCCGATTCAGCCTGAGAGTGCGCTGTGGGCGATTCGGTGGCTGATTGGTCCCGTGCCCAGCGTTGTGTTGATTGGGGGATGGCTGCTGGCGTACTTCTATCCCCTGACTCGTCAGGTGCACGGGGAAATTCTGCTGAAGCTCAACGAGCAGCGTCAAAGCTAG
- a CDS encoding isocitrate/isopropylmalate family dehydrogenase, with translation MGYPVTLIRGDGIGPEVTEAVRIAIDATGVAVDWNIVDTGREATEADSIASQVLGAMRETKVAIAGPFAAAANQRSQPAMAKIRKQLQLYAHLQPAKSMVGSNFSDINLLLVYESANVSAGFGFDRTTNEAADVRDYLARMSGIPIYEDAALDIRLVSVLGCRRLMECAFEQARTHDRHKVTAVHRSDTQPFTDGLFLEIAREIAKDYLKIEFEDCLADTLCTQLIQTPQNYDVLVMPHLYGQMISDLCTGMNGGASVTPRATLGDEYAIFDAVHGPVPQLAGQNKVNPTALILSGVMLLRHLGEYAAAQQLQAAVETVIAQQKAVTDDLVPEGTQPVGTREMADAIASAI, from the coding sequence ATGGGCTATCCGGTCACGTTAATTCGGGGTGATGGCATTGGGCCAGAGGTAACAGAAGCTGTCCGCATTGCGATCGATGCGACAGGCGTTGCTGTTGATTGGAACATTGTCGATACGGGACGTGAAGCGACGGAGGCCGATTCGATTGCGTCCCAAGTTCTGGGAGCCATGCGAGAAACAAAAGTGGCGATCGCTGGCCCCTTCGCAGCGGCCGCAAATCAGAGGTCTCAGCCTGCGATGGCTAAGATTCGCAAGCAGCTACAGCTCTATGCCCATCTGCAACCCGCAAAATCGATGGTGGGGAGCAACTTCAGTGACATCAATCTGCTGCTCGTGTACGAAAGCGCGAATGTCTCTGCTGGGTTTGGGTTTGATCGCACGACAAATGAAGCGGCTGATGTGCGCGATTATCTAGCGAGGATGTCGGGTATCCCTATTTATGAAGATGCGGCCTTAGATATTCGTTTAGTGTCGGTGTTGGGCTGCCGCCGCCTGATGGAATGCGCCTTTGAGCAAGCTCGGACGCATGATCGACACAAAGTGACAGCGGTTCACAGAAGCGATACTCAACCCTTTACCGATGGCCTGTTCCTAGAGATCGCCCGCGAAATAGCGAAGGACTATCTCAAGATTGAGTTTGAAGACTGTCTGGCTGACACGCTCTGTACGCAACTCATCCAGACGCCTCAAAACTACGATGTACTGGTCATGCCCCACCTGTATGGCCAGATGATCTCTGATCTGTGTACAGGAATGAATGGGGGTGCCAGCGTGACGCCGCGCGCCACCTTGGGTGATGAATATGCTATTTTCGACGCCGTTCATGGACCTGTGCCTCAGCTTGCGGGCCAGAACAAGGTAAACCCCACTGCGCTGATTTTGTCCGGCGTTATGCTGCTGCGGCACCTGGGTGAGTATGCGGCTGCCCAGCAGCTTCAGGCGGCGGTGGAAACCGTCATTGCCCAACAGAAAGCCGTGACTGATGATTTAGTACCAGAGGGCACTCAACCCGTCGGAACCCGAGAGATGGCAGATGCGATCGCATCTGCCATCTAA
- a CDS encoding class I SAM-dependent methyltransferase translates to MAKSNNDVYDGPQWYKRFFAWAMATAAADYEGEIATRKHTLFANLQGEVLEIGPGAGVNLRYLQPNTHWIGLEPNQYMHSYLHQEAEQLGLKNIDLRTETAGNSGITDGSIDTVISTLVLCSVPDLAATLQEILRVLKPGGRFLFIEHVAAPAGTLLRQAQVGIRPLWQIIGDGCCPDRNIEKALAEAGFSNISHEAFEGPVPIAIVKPHIIGTATK, encoded by the coding sequence ATGGCGAAATCTAATAATGATGTTTATGACGGTCCGCAATGGTACAAGCGCTTTTTTGCCTGGGCAATGGCAACAGCGGCGGCAGATTATGAAGGTGAGATCGCAACCCGTAAACACACCCTTTTTGCCAACCTGCAGGGAGAGGTCTTAGAAATCGGTCCTGGAGCAGGCGTCAACCTTCGCTATCTGCAGCCCAATACCCACTGGATCGGCCTCGAACCAAACCAATACATGCATTCTTACCTGCACCAAGAAGCAGAGCAGCTGGGCCTTAAAAATATTGATCTCCGCACAGAAACGGCAGGGAATTCAGGCATTACCGACGGCAGTATTGACACGGTGATTAGCACCTTAGTGCTTTGTTCTGTCCCAGACCTAGCGGCAACGCTTCAAGAGATTTTGCGCGTCCTGAAGCCCGGTGGTCGGTTCTTATTTATTGAGCATGTGGCCGCGCCAGCCGGCACTCTACTACGCCAAGCTCAAGTCGGTATTCGTCCGCTCTGGCAGATCATTGGCGACGGCTGCTGCCCTGATCGCAACATTGAGAAGGCATTAGCAGAGGCTGGATTCAGCAACATCAGTCACGAAGCTTTTGAGGGTCCGGTACCGATCGCAATCGTCAAACCCCACATCATCGGCACCGCAACCAAGTAA
- a CDS encoding DUF4336 domain-containing protein, which yields MGRGNQADINPEPETQSGRWQDRFWPLWPLVPIYPYSKRRTLRKEIIKNQIWTFEQLQGILYVIVPVRMTVIKLKEGGLLVYAPVAPTKECLRLMQELVDKHGSVKYIIMPTASGIEHKAFAGPFARKFPTAQIFVVPGQWSFPVKLPLSWLGLPGRRTQILPVDGSQTPFADEFDYKILGPVDLGPGPFAEVAFLHKRTQTLLVTDVVVSVSDKPPEILEQEPYPMLYHAKDDASEVVEDTPATRRKGWQRIALFAFFFRPSALEVTGWGQSFRDAWQAPDRSSKAYFGLFPVRWRSDWKDSFDALRGGGRLFVAPILQKLVLNRGPKIVIDWANQVAEWKFQQIIPCHLDAPVKTTPQQFRAAFRFLEQQPIQKKRDRQPDLPIEDFGFLNRFDEVLIKGRITPPPKEKV from the coding sequence ATGGGTAGAGGGAATCAAGCAGACATCAACCCTGAACCAGAAACCCAATCGGGAAGGTGGCAAGACAGATTCTGGCCCCTATGGCCCTTAGTGCCTATCTATCCCTACAGCAAGCGCCGCACACTCCGCAAGGAGATCATTAAAAACCAAATCTGGACCTTCGAGCAGCTTCAGGGCATTCTCTATGTGATCGTCCCGGTGCGGATGACGGTGATTAAGCTCAAGGAGGGCGGTTTGTTGGTTTATGCGCCCGTGGCCCCCACAAAAGAATGTCTGCGCCTCATGCAAGAGCTGGTGGATAAACACGGTTCGGTCAAGTACATCATCATGCCCACCGCATCCGGCATCGAACATAAAGCCTTTGCTGGCCCCTTTGCCCGCAAGTTCCCTACAGCTCAAATTTTCGTCGTACCCGGACAGTGGAGCTTCCCGGTCAAGCTGCCGTTGAGCTGGCTGGGCCTTCCCGGTCGGCGCACTCAAATTCTGCCGGTCGATGGTTCACAGACGCCCTTCGCAGACGAGTTTGATTACAAAATTCTCGGCCCTGTCGATCTTGGCCCCGGCCCCTTTGCCGAAGTCGCCTTTCTCCATAAACGCACGCAAACGTTATTAGTCACCGATGTCGTCGTATCTGTCTCTGACAAACCCCCAGAGATTCTAGAGCAGGAACCTTATCCGATGCTCTACCACGCGAAAGACGACGCCAGCGAAGTGGTGGAAGATACGCCCGCGACTCGACGTAAAGGCTGGCAGCGAATTGCCTTGTTTGCCTTCTTCTTCCGCCCTAGCGCGTTAGAAGTGACCGGCTGGGGGCAAAGCTTCCGAGATGCTTGGCAAGCGCCCGATCGATCATCTAAAGCCTATTTCGGCCTCTTCCCGGTGCGGTGGCGATCCGACTGGAAGGATTCCTTTGACGCATTGCGCGGCGGTGGACGGCTGTTTGTCGCACCTATTCTGCAGAAGCTCGTTCTCAATCGGGGACCAAAAATTGTCATAGACTGGGCCAATCAAGTTGCCGAGTGGAAGTTTCAGCAGATTATTCCCTGTCATTTGGATGCGCCCGTCAAGACAACGCCTCAGCAGTTTCGAGCAGCCTTTAGGTTCTTAGAGCAGCAGCCGATTCAGAAAAAGAGAGATCGTCAGCCCGACCTCCCGATCGAAGACTTTGGATTCTTGAACCGTTTTGATGAGGTATTGATTAAGGGCCGCATTACCCCACCGCCGAAAGAGAAGGTATGA
- a CDS encoding aspartate carbamoyltransferase catalytic subunit: MAAATWNRHHVLSLADFTAQELDIVLQTAHSFSGVLKRRAKKVPTLQARLVTNLFFEPSTRTRSSFELAAKRLSADVLNFSPGTSSLSKGETILDTAKTFLAMGTDLMVIRHQEAGVPQMIATAMDRLGGKVGVLNAGDGFHEHPSQGLLDLFTLCCTLDAHNPNTELLKGKKIAIVGDILHSRVARSNLASLVTCGAEVHIAGPPTLAPEAFSDYGATVHWELEPALREADFVMTLRLQHERMAQHLIPSIREYYQRYGITRDRIQLCQPSVKILHPGPTNRGVEISSDLMDDPALSLVSQQVTSGVAVRMALLYLMGSGEN, encoded by the coding sequence ATGGCCGCTGCTACCTGGAATCGTCACCACGTCCTCTCACTGGCTGACTTCACGGCCCAGGAACTCGATATTGTTTTGCAGACCGCCCACAGCTTTAGTGGGGTGCTAAAACGCCGCGCCAAGAAAGTCCCGACGCTGCAGGCCCGCTTAGTAACCAACCTATTTTTTGAACCTTCAACCCGGACCCGCAGCAGTTTTGAGCTGGCGGCGAAGCGACTCTCTGCCGATGTCCTCAATTTCTCGCCCGGAACCTCTTCCCTCAGTAAAGGGGAAACAATTCTGGACACGGCGAAAACGTTCCTGGCCATGGGGACCGATTTGATGGTGATTCGTCACCAAGAGGCCGGAGTACCGCAGATGATTGCCACCGCAATGGATCGGCTGGGGGGGAAAGTAGGCGTCCTCAATGCAGGTGACGGCTTCCATGAGCATCCGTCCCAGGGGCTGCTGGATTTGTTTACCCTATGCTGTACGCTGGACGCTCACAATCCCAACACCGAACTGCTGAAGGGCAAAAAAATTGCGATTGTGGGCGATATTCTCCATTCACGGGTTGCCCGCTCTAATCTTGCCAGCCTGGTCACCTGTGGTGCAGAGGTCCACATTGCCGGTCCGCCAACGCTGGCACCCGAAGCGTTCTCAGACTACGGTGCCACCGTTCACTGGGAGCTGGAGCCAGCCCTTCGAGAGGCTGATTTTGTAATGACGCTGCGCCTGCAGCATGAGCGGATGGCCCAGCATTTAATTCCCAGCATTCGAGAGTATTACCAACGCTATGGGATTACGCGCGATCGCATCCAACTCTGCCAGCCCAGCGTCAAAATTCTGCACCCCGGCCCCACTAATCGCGGGGTAGAAATTAGCTCAGACTTGATGGATGATCCGGCCCTCAGCTTAGTGAGTCAACAGGTCACCAGCGGCGTAGCGGTAAGGATGGCGCTGCTGTACCTGATGGGAAGTGGCGAAAATTAG
- a CDS encoding DUF2059 domain-containing protein, translated as MLKSAVNIICLACLFGVPSTLTASAQSSPASISTDAPTVSPERQALVEELLVLTKQEESANRMLDSMLMQIETTLPQFLSDTLSKTTNLKDQALQEQVTALSARMAKRYRELLLQRIDIGQITTQINSSLYAKYYTEGELQGLIDFYRTPLGQKTIEITPQLSEEALQQSNKLLLPKVMEVVQEIIAEEFGQLQSPEQ; from the coding sequence ATGCTCAAATCCGCCGTTAATATTATCTGTCTGGCCTGTCTTTTTGGTGTTCCTAGTACTCTCACGGCGAGTGCTCAGTCATCTCCTGCATCTATCTCAACGGATGCGCCCACCGTTTCGCCGGAGCGGCAAGCTCTGGTAGAAGAATTGTTGGTATTGACCAAGCAGGAAGAGAGCGCGAATCGGATGCTAGATTCAATGCTGATGCAAATTGAGACGACGTTGCCTCAGTTTTTGAGCGATACGCTATCTAAGACCACCAATCTCAAAGATCAGGCGCTGCAGGAGCAGGTCACTGCTCTCTCTGCCCGCATGGCGAAACGCTATCGAGAGCTATTGCTCCAGCGAATTGATATTGGCCAAATCACAACGCAAATCAATTCGTCGCTTTATGCGAAGTACTACACTGAAGGCGAATTACAGGGGTTGATTGATTTTTATCGCACGCCGTTGGGTCAAAAGACCATTGAGATTACGCCGCAGCTCTCAGAAGAGGCGCTGCAGCAGTCTAATAAACTGTTGCTACCTAAGGTGATGGAGGTGGTGCAGGAAATCATTGCTGAAGAGTTCGGTCAGCTCCAGTCTCCTGAACAATAA
- a CDS encoding potassium channel family protein → MSADKYRRIQRDLFLGIGAFTAVILLGTLWYWLVEGWRWSDALYMTVITLSTVGFLEVNPLGDRGRLFTIVLIILGVVWLGYVVNRFTEAVIQGYFRNGFKIQQRQQQMGKLSNHYILCGFGRTGRQVALSLKAEQKDVIVIDTDPAIVESAQSLGCPALLGRATRDETLQQAGVGQAYCVISALPSDAENLYTVLSTKTLNPEVRVVVRANSEEATEKLNQVGADAVVSPYMAVGKRMAFAALRPQVLNFMDVAIGGNNPAVYIEEILLTDGFDGGQTVGEMGLRSQTGASILAICRTDGTLITGPTGQTSLQQQDLLICLGTDKQLQAINRLLYKAP, encoded by the coding sequence ATGAGCGCCGATAAATATCGCCGCATTCAGCGGGATTTATTTTTAGGTATCGGTGCCTTCACTGCTGTCATCCTGCTGGGAACGCTGTGGTACTGGCTAGTAGAGGGCTGGCGCTGGTCAGATGCCCTTTACATGACGGTGATTACCCTCTCAACGGTAGGTTTTTTAGAGGTGAATCCTCTCGGCGATCGCGGTCGCTTATTTACCATCGTCTTGATTATCTTGGGCGTCGTCTGGCTCGGCTATGTGGTCAACCGCTTCACCGAAGCCGTGATCCAGGGCTATTTCCGCAATGGCTTCAAGATTCAGCAGCGCCAACAGCAGATGGGGAAGCTGAGCAATCACTATATTCTCTGTGGCTTTGGACGCACGGGGCGTCAGGTGGCACTCTCACTGAAGGCAGAGCAGAAGGATGTAATCGTGATTGATACAGATCCAGCCATCGTAGAAAGCGCCCAATCTCTAGGCTGCCCTGCTCTCTTGGGACGTGCTACGCGGGACGAAACGCTACAGCAAGCGGGGGTTGGGCAGGCATACTGCGTGATTTCCGCCCTGCCTTCTGATGCAGAAAATCTTTATACCGTGTTGTCTACGAAGACGCTTAATCCAGAGGTGCGAGTGGTGGTGCGGGCCAATTCTGAGGAAGCGACCGAGAAGCTCAATCAGGTGGGCGCAGATGCTGTGGTGTCGCCCTACATGGCAGTGGGGAAGCGGATGGCCTTTGCAGCCCTGCGGCCCCAGGTTCTTAACTTTATGGACGTAGCGATCGGGGGCAATAATCCTGCCGTTTACATTGAGGAGATATTGCTGACCGATGGCTTTGATGGGGGGCAGACCGTGGGAGAGATGGGGTTGCGATCGCAAACCGGTGCATCCATCCTCGCTATCTGTAGAACCGACGGCACCCTCATTACTGGGCCAACGGGACAAACATCCCTCCAACAGCAGGACCTCCTGATTTGTCTCGGCACAGACAAACAGCTCCAGGCCATCAACCGTCTTCTTTACAAAGCGCCGTAG